The Mycetohabitans endofungorum genome contains a region encoding:
- a CDS encoding EthD family reductase — translation MFQRFMQIVCCTFVLLAAAPSFAIDNFLVSDPVDRGTSMSTSNTPVVVYVTYQGTPQTRFDRTYYVTHHLPLVMKAWQQYGLLSATAFFPAAGQVGTIAICECIFRDEAAVKAAFSSPEVPEVMADVPRFTDVAPSRVRAVEL, via the coding sequence ATGTTTCAACGCTTCATGCAAATTGTATGCTGCACTTTCGTCCTGCTCGCCGCAGCCCCATCGTTCGCTATTGATAATTTTCTGGTATCAGATCCGGTAGATAGAGGCACTTCTATGAGCACAAGTAACACGCCGGTGGTCGTGTATGTGACCTATCAAGGCACACCGCAAACCCGGTTTGACCGAACCTATTACGTTACCCATCACCTACCGCTGGTGATGAAGGCTTGGCAACAGTACGGCTTGCTTAGCGCTACTGCGTTTTTTCCTGCTGCAGGGCAGGTCGGCACCATCGCCATCTGCGAATGCATTTTCCGCGACGAAGCAGCAGTGAAGGCCGCGTTTAGTTCGCCGGAAGTGCCTGAAGTGATGGCTGACGTACCGCGCTTCACCGATGTGGCGCCAAGTCGCGTGCGCGCGGTTGAACTTTGA
- a CDS encoding LysE family translocator, with amino-acid sequence MLDFSTLGTFVVVVLGLLLIPGPAVLLVLTRTVQGGRTIGVFTGLGVAAGDLIHTLCAAVGLSALLMTSALAFNIVKLAGAAYLLYLGVQVLLEKPTLGYALTPKPAAVSPRKAFVQAMLIEVLNPEVALFFLAFLPQFAQPERGATFWQFVVLGLIFVAIGMLYLTAVIFSIRSLGRIMSRLHWLRRWEKKMIGIIFVLLGLKLAMQQ; translated from the coding sequence ATGCTGGACTTTTCGACTTTGGGCACCTTTGTCGTGGTCGTGCTCGGACTGTTGCTGATTCCCGGGCCAGCTGTGTTGCTGGTGCTCACGCGCACAGTACAAGGCGGCCGCACAATCGGCGTATTCACCGGGCTCGGTGTGGCGGCTGGAGATCTTATCCACACGCTTTGTGCAGCAGTGGGCTTATCCGCGTTGCTGATGACCTCAGCGCTGGCATTCAATATCGTTAAGTTGGCTGGCGCCGCGTATCTACTCTATCTTGGGGTGCAGGTGTTGCTCGAGAAACCGACACTTGGGTATGCGCTCACGCCGAAGCCGGCTGCGGTTTCACCTAGGAAGGCCTTTGTTCAAGCGATGCTGATCGAGGTGCTCAATCCAGAAGTCGCGTTGTTCTTTCTTGCATTCCTGCCACAGTTTGCGCAGCCGGAGCGCGGTGCGACGTTTTGGCAGTTCGTCGTGCTCGGGCTGATCTTTGTCGCCATAGGCATGTTGTACTTGACGGCTGTAATCTTTTCGATACGCTCGCTTGGCCGCATCATGTCGCGTTTACACTGGCTGCGCCGCTGGGAGAAAAAAATGATTGGCATCATCTTCGTCCTGCTTGGACTGAAGCTGGCGATGCAGCAATAA
- a CDS encoding TetR/AcrR family transcriptional regulator has product MATMGRPRTFNREQAVEEAMHLFWENGYESTSLSQLKACIGGGISAPSFYAAFGSKEALFHECVQRYLATYARVVECLWDTGLSPRDAIETALRRSAKMQCERGHPKGCMVGLGVLSAPSEKHSAVTAPLTRSRAQTRAGIVACIERGIASGELRANVNVRALSTVFDSFLLGLSTLARDGVRHTVIDAAITHVMSVWDASRAVTDSESPSAERR; this is encoded by the coding sequence ATGGCGACAATGGGACGCCCGCGAACCTTCAATCGAGAGCAAGCGGTCGAGGAAGCAATGCATCTTTTCTGGGAGAACGGCTACGAGTCGACGTCGTTGAGCCAATTAAAGGCCTGCATCGGCGGAGGCATCTCCGCGCCAAGCTTTTATGCAGCCTTCGGCTCTAAGGAGGCACTATTTCATGAATGCGTGCAGCGCTATCTGGCCACCTACGCTCGGGTGGTGGAGTGCCTGTGGGACACCGGTCTGTCCCCGCGCGATGCCATCGAAACGGCATTACGCCGTTCGGCCAAGATGCAGTGCGAGCGCGGGCATCCGAAGGGATGTATGGTCGGCTTAGGCGTACTGAGCGCCCCTTCCGAGAAGCACTCGGCAGTTACCGCACCGCTGACGCGTTCACGTGCACAGACCCGAGCCGGCATTGTTGCATGCATTGAGCGGGGCATCGCCAGCGGCGAACTGCGCGCCAATGTCAATGTCCGCGCCTTGTCTACGGTATTCGACAGTTTCCTGCTAGGGCTGTCCACCTTAGCTCGAGACGGCGTTCGCCACACCGTCATAGATGCCGCTATCACCCATGTCATGTCGGTTTGGGATGCATCGCGAGCAGTCACGGACAGTGAATCCCCATCAGCGGAACGCCGCTAA